GAGCCGCCTTCAAACCAGAAACCAAAAGTGAAATCTTCAGCTCTGGAAAAAGTTGCCGCAAGTTGGCATAGTGCTGCCTCGCTAAAATTTCAGTAGGAACCATGATTGCTGCCTGAAAATTAGCCAAACAAGCAGCATACATCGCTAAAGAAGCCACCACCGTTTTCCCCGAACCCACATCCCCTTGGAGCAAACGATTCATGTGATAAGACGACTTCATATCCACCAAAATTTCATCCAAAGCCCGTTTTTGCGCTCCGGTCAGTTCAAAAGGCAACTCAAAAATCTTATCTTCCACTTCTCGCTCATCAAACTCCACTTGTAGACCAGCTCGACCAGATTTTTCTTTATGTTTCAATGCCTGAAGCTTAAGTTGAAACATGAAAAGTTCTTCAAATTTCACCCGGCGTAAGGCCTGTTTGTGTGCCGCCATGTCCTCAGGAAAATGCATGGCCCGCACTGCTTCTTGCCGGCCCATCAGTCGATATTTCGTCAGCAAAAACTCTGGCAAATTTTCCGACAACTCTGCCAAAAGTCCCGAATCAAAAACTTGCTGAATCACTTTAACAAGGGTACTTTGCTTCATTCCAGCCGTCAAATGATAAACTGGCTCCAAACGTGCGCTAGAAGTTGCATCGACAGCCGGATCCAATTGTCCAACCACCTTCACCCCTAAAAGTTGCTGTTTAGCCCGTTCCCATTTGCCATAAACAGCAATCTCTTGACCCACTTCTACCTTGTCAGCCAAATAAGGCTGATTGAAAAAGCTGACGGCGACCACAGCTTCATCTTGTTTGATTTTAAAAGAAAGACGATTACGCTTGAATCCATAATACTGTACATTTGCTGGGGTAACCACCTTACCGATGATCGTTGCCTTCTCCCCATCAAGTAATTCAAGTACCGATCGGCCAGCGAAATCTTCATAACGAAATGGAAAATAAAGGAGTAAATCCTGCACTGTAAAAATCCCCAATTTATGGAAATTTTCTACGGATTTTGGCCCCACTCCTTTCAAAAATTGGACGGAATCTGTAAGTTTCATGCTTTCATTATAGCATACCCTACAAGCGAACCTCCACAGATGACGACCTAACGCAGTAAAAACACCACTTTTTTATCCTCTTTAGGCAAGTTTTACGAATTTACACAAAAAAACCGCCAAAGTGATTAAATCACATCCAGCGGTAATCTTTAGGCTTTCTTAACGACAGATCCTTTCAGACCAATCGCACCAAATCCAGTAATTTTTGAATCAATAAAATGTTCATTTTTGCCATCTGGATTGATTCGAATATTTTTGACCTTGGTTCCTTGTTTAATCGGTTTTGGCATCCCCTTAACTGGTAAATCTTGCACAATAACCACATCATCACCCGTTTCAAGCGGATTACCGAGACTATCAAGGACAATAAATTTTCCAGCCGCTTCAAGTTCATCTGCCGTAAATTCATTGCCACATTCCGAACAACCAAATGTTGTATCTGATAATTCATAAGTATATTCACTCGAACAATGAATGCATTTTGGTGTTTCCATTTTTCCTCCATAAAACTAACAAAAAACCGTCAAAAGACGGTTTTTTGATGTTCGCTCGCGAACCTTGCTTCTAAACAGCTCAAGCCGTAAGAATCAATGGCTTATTTAGCGATTTTAGCGAAGTATTCAAGAGTACGAACAAGTTGTGCAGTGTATGACATTTCGTTATCATACCAAGCAACTGTTTTAACGAGTTGTTTGTCGCCAACTGTTGTAACTTCAGTTTGAGTTGGGTCGAAGATTGAACCGTGTGAATCACCGATGATGTCGCGTGAAACGATTTGGTCAGCGTTGTAACCGAATGATTCGTTTTCAGCAGCTTTCATAGCAGCATTTACTTCGTCAACAGTAACTGATTTAGAAAGAATTGAAACCAATTCAGTCAATGAACCTGTTGGTGATGGTACACGTTGTGCATGACCTTGAAGTTTACCGTTCAATTCAGGGATAACAAGACCGATTGCTTTAGCAGCACCAGTTGAGTTAGGAACGATGTTTTCAGCAGCAGCACGAGCGCGACGGAAGTCTCCACCACGGTGTGGGCCATCAAGAAGCATTTGGTCACCAGTGTAGCTGTGGATTGTAGTCATTGTACCAACTTCAACGCCGAATGATTTGTTCAAAGCGTCAGCCATTGGAGCAAGACAGTTTGTAGTACATGAAGCACCAGAAATTACTGTTTCTGTACCATCAAGGATGTCGTGGTTAGTGTTGAAAACAACAGTTTTAACGTCATTTCCACCAGGTGCAGTGATAACAACTTTTTTAGCACCGTTAGCGTGCAAGTGTTGTTCAGCTTTTTCTTTAGTTGCGAAGAAACCAGTTGCTTCAAGAACGATTTCAGCACCAACTTCAGCCCAGTTGATGTTAGCTGGGTTAGCTTCAGCAGTTACTTTAACGAATTTACCGTTAACTTCAAAACCACCATCTTTAACTTCAACTGTACCATCAAATTTACCTTGAGTTGAATCATATTTCAACAAGTGAGCAAGCATTGCTGGATCTGTAAGGTCGTTAATTGCAACAACTTCAACACCTTCAACATTTTGAATACGACGGAAAGCAAGACGACCGATACGACCGAAACCGTTAATACCAACTTTAACTACCATTAGTAGTTTCCTCCTTATAGGGATTAGATTTTATAAAAGGCGAGCCTTTTAAATTGACTAAGTTAACAATTTAACTTACTCTTTTATTTTATCACTTTTTTAAAAATTTGCAAACATAAACTCCCTTAGAAAGCGCTCTACAAAAGCAACGAAGGCATAAAAGTCGTGAAAGCGTTTAATATTATAAGCCCAGAGCATTCCGTCAGCATTTTTTCTTCTATCCTTAAATCCGTCAGTATTTTCTCTAGAGAACCTCCTTTTCGTCAGTAAAATCTCTACAAAAAAAACTCACTGATAAAGAGATCAGTAAGTTTTTTACTTCTTATTGAATAAACGACCCCAAAAACCTTTAGTTTCTGTAGCATCAGTTGCTTTAATTTGTTCTTGCAACTCCACAAAAAATTGGTTTTGATCTGTCAGCGCTTTTTCCATCAGTTCTTGCTGTTTTTTAATCTGCGCATCTTTTTGGGCAATTTGCTCATCTTTAACCGTTAACTGCTGATCCTTAGACAAAAGCTGAGTGTTTAAACGCTCAATCTCAGCGTTTTTGTCCTTCATCAATGCACCAATCATTTCATAAGCAGCTGAGGCAGCATCCTCAGTTTTGACCGCAAGTTCAACGCCCTTTTTGCCAGACTCTTCCAAAACCTCAGCCTTAGCCGTCACTACTTTACCATATAAATGTTCCAACTCATGAATGCCTTGCGAATTCACCACCGTTACATTTTTCTCGTTTTTTTCGACAAATTGAGCATCGAGCGATTTCACACGTTTATTCATCGCCTGACGTGTTACCCCAAAAAGCTCTGCCAACTCACTTACTGTTTTAGTTTCCATACCATCCATAATACCATATTTTCCGCGATTTATACAACTTTTTATCACAAAAATATTTACATATCACTCTAATATTTATGAGAAATATATTATAATTAAATTATAATACCCCCATAGAAAGGACAGAAAATGAATTATAGAACAGAAAATATCAAAAACTTAGAAACTCACTACGAACTCGACTTAGAAAAAGGCTTAAGTCCCGACCAAGTCGAAAACCATCGCACAAAATATGGTAACAACGAATTCTCCACCCAAAAAGGGCCCAACCTCTTCCAAAAAATTCTCCATCACCTTTTGGAAATAATGAATATTATCCTCCTTCTTGTTGCCGTACTCGCCACCTATTTAGCCTTCATTGGCAATGGAAATTACACCAAAACCATCGTTGTTCTTCTCATTGTCATCATCAATGTCATTGTCTCTACCCTGCAAGAAAGCCGAGCAGAAGCTGCTCTTTCTGCGCTCAAGAAACTCTCCTCTCCCACCTCAACAGTCATACGAAACGGCCAGCGTCAAACCATCGCCTCACGTGAACTCGTTTGTGGTGATTTCATAGAACTCACCGCGGGTGTCCAAATTGGTGCAGACATTCGCTTGCTCAGTAGCAATTCTCTGCAGGTTGACGAATCTTCCCTAACTGGAGAATCCGAACCCATTGATAAAAACGCCAATCTCGAAATCACCACTGAAGTCCCTCTTGGAGACCAACTCAATATGGTCTTCTCAGGAACCAATGTTCTGAACGGAACTGCTCGTGGTATCGTCGTTGCCGTCGGCAATCAGTCACAAATGGGACAAATTGCCACCCTCATTGGCGAGCAGATCAAGGGGAAAACACCCCTCCAAAAACGTATTGATAAACTCGCAAAACGTTTAGCAATCATTGCCTTTGGCGCAGGTGTGCTCATTTTCATCATCAATCTTCTCTATGGAAACGTTCCACTTGTTGATAACCTGATGACCGCAGTCGTCCTCGGAGTTGCCGCTGTTCCCGAAACACTTCCCGTTATCGTCACGTTAAGTTTGATTTACGGTGTCGAAAACATGGCGCAAAAACAAGCCATTATCCGAAATATACCCGCCGTTGAGACTCTTGGTAATGCCACAGTCATCGCCTCTGATAAGACTGGTACACTAACTCAAAACCAGATGACCATTCAAAAGCTCTGGCTTTCAGGTAAGGACATCTGGTCAGGCGGACACCTGTCAGACCACGAAGTTACCCTTATGCAAAACTTCGCCTATGCCTCAAACGCCACAGCTCAATTAAAAAATGGAGAATGGGAAGTTCACGGCGATCCCACCGAAGCAGCCATTATCCGCTTCTTGATCACCCATAATCTCTATCACCCCGAAAAAGCGCCCAAGCGCCTAGCTGAGTTTCCCTTTGATAGCTCGCGCAAAAAGATGTCCGTAGTCATTGCCCATCCTCAGTACAAAGGACGCTACATGGTGTTAACCAAAGGAGCCTTTGACCGCCTAGCTCCAACTAGCCAACATCTCACCCATCATCCGCACATTCTCAACATTGATGGTACAACTGCCCTTCAACCCGATCCCGAAGAAGCCCTCCTTGCCGAAGCCCAGCAAGTCCATGATGAGTTTGCTGATAACGCCCTTCGAGTACTTTCTCTGTCTTATAAGGTTATTGATGAAATTCCCTCAAAACTCTCTGATTTAGAAGAAAACCTGAACTTTCTAGGTATGATTGGAATGATTGACCCCCCACGAGCAGAATCCAAAGCAGCCGTCCAAGAAGCCCGTACCGCAGGGATCAAACCCATCATGATTACTGGTGACCATGCTCTAACTGCCAAAGCCATTGCCAAAGAAATAGACATCTTCCGGGAAGGCGATCTTGTCGTGGACGGTTTGACCCTGTCCAACATGACCGATGCCGAACTCAGCGCAGATATAGAAAAAATATCTGTCTACGCTCGAGTCAGTCCTGAAGACAAACTACGTATTGTAAAAAGTTGGCAAGCCAAAGGACAAATTGTAGCCATGACTGGTGACGGTGTTAATGATGCACCCAGCTTACGGGCCGCCGATGTCGGTACTGCAATGGGAATCGCTGGTACAGAGGTTGCAAAATCAGCCTCAGATATTGTCTTAGCCGATGATAACTTCGCCACAATTGTTGCTGCTATTCGCGAAGGACGGCGTGTCTACACCAATATCAAGAAAACAATTTACTACCTCCTCTCAGCTAATGTCGCTGAAATTCTTACAATGCTGATTGGGGCAATCATTGGTTGGGGATTACCCTTCACAGGGATTCAGTTACTCTATATCAATGTCTTGGCCGATGGTATCCCCGGTTTTGGACTATCCCGCGAAAAAGCGGACAGTCACCTCATGAACCAAGATCCCGTTGGAGTCAAAGAAAGTCTCTTCTCACGCGGAGTCAATTGGCGTATCGCCATCTGTTCAACAGCTTTCATCATAACTGCCCTTGTAGGATTCTATCTTGGCCGCTTTGTTGAAATTGCTGGCCTCACTCCAAGTCACCAACTAGGTCAAACTATGGCCTTCATTACCTTGACCCTTGCCTCTACAATAAACGTATATAATGCCCGAAGCAACCAATCTATCTTACGTGTTGGATTAACGAGTAACAAGATGATTTTTGGTACAACCCTTCTTTCACTTGGCCTCACCATTCTTTTCATGAATATTCCAATCTTGATGAATGTTTTGGAAGTAAGCCCCCTCTCTATTACCCATTGGCTCATTGCAATTGGTTTAGCATTGGCGACTACATTAACTATTGAAACAACTAAGTTTATCCTTAATAAACAAGGCAAAAAATTTATCGGATAAAACAAAAAAAACAATCAAAAATAATTTTTGATTGTTTTTTTAATATCGTCATTTCATTACAAATCAAACCTATGAATCACACAAAATTTCCCCCAAAAATAATGATAGATAGACAAGCAGATCCATAACTATCAAGTAACAAAAAAAGCTAACTATAGGCAGTTAGCTTTATTTACTATGCCGAAGGCCGGGGTCGAACCGGCACTCCCGTGAAGGAACCAGATTTTGAGTCTGGCGCGTCTGCCTATTCCGCCACTTCGGCGAACATAGCAACTGGGGTAGCTGGATTCGAACCAACGCATGAGGGAGTCAAAGTCCCTTGCCTTACCGCTTGGCTATACCCCATTAAATAGGCGGATGACGAGGATCGAACTCGCGAGTGCCGGCGCCACAAGCCGGTGTGTTAACCACTTCACCACATCCGCCATAATTTAAAACACGGGCAGCAGGAATTGAACCCACACTAAAGGTTTTGGAGACCTTTGTACTACCTTTATACGATGCCCGTACAACTTATGGAAGGGGAGGGATTCGAACCCCCGAACCCGAAGGAGCGGATTTACAGTCCGCCGCGTTTAGCCTCTTCGCTACCCTTCCAACGCTTTTTTTCACTTAAAGGCTGAAACAACCTATGGGAGTTAACGGGATCGAACCGCTGACCCTCTGCTTGTAAGGCAGATGCTCTCCCAGCTGAGCTAAACTCCCATAAACTTGGCCACGAGCCTATCTCCCAGGGGGCAACCCCCAAGTACTTCCACCGTAGATGGACTTAACTGCTGTGTTCGACATGGGAACAGGTGTATCTCCATCACTATGATGACCAAATCTTTAAATGTTACTTTGAACATTCAAAACTAAATAACACTTCTTCTAACGCTTAACCTTAAGCTTTTTATATTTGACTCTTTTGGTAAAGTCCTCGAGCGATTAGTACTGGTCCGCTACACCCCTCACAGGGCTTCCACTTCCAGCCTATCTACCAGATCATCTCTCTGGGCTCTTAATTCTTACGAATGGGTAATCTCATCTTGAGGTGGGCTTCGCACTTAGATGCTTTCAGCGCTTATCCCTTCCCTACATAGCTATCCAGCCGTGCCTCTGGCGAGACAACTGGTACACCAGCGGTAAGTCCATCCCGGTCCTCTCGTACTAAGGACAGATCCTCTCAAATTACCTACGCCCGCGACGGATAGGGACCGAACTGTCTCACGACGTTCTGAACCCAGCTCGCGTGCCGCTTTAATGGGCGAACAGCCCAACCCTTGGGACCGACTACAGCCCCAGGATGCGACGAGCCGACATCGAGGTGCCAAACCTCCCCGTCGATGTGAACTCTTGGGGGAGATAAGCCTGTTATCCCCAGGGTAGCTTTTATCCGTTGAGCGATGGCCCTTCCATGCGGTACCACCGGATCACTAAGTCCTAGTTTCCTACCTGCTCGAGTTGTAGCTCTCGCAGTCAAGCTGGCTTTTACCTTTACACTCTACGATTGATTTCCAACCAATCTGAGCCAACCTTTGAGCGCCTCCGTTACTCTTTAGGAGGCGACCGCCCCAGTCAAACTGTCCGTCAGACACTGTCTCCCTGGCCGATTATGCCAGCGGGTTAGAGTAACCATAAGTCAAGGGTAGTATCCCAACAGCGCCTCAATCAAAACTAGCGTCCTGATTTCAATGGCTCCTACCTATCCTGTACATGACTTACAGGTACTCAATATCAAACTACAGTAAAGCTCCATGGGGTCTTTCCGTCCTGTCGCGGGTAACCTGCATCTTCACAGGTACTAAAATTTCACCGAGTCTCTCGTTGAGACAGTGCCCAAATCATTACGCCTTTCGTGCGGGTCGGAACTTACCCGACAAGGAATTTCGCTACCTTAGGACCGTTATAGTTACGGCCGCCGTTTACTGGGGCTTCAATTCAGTGCTTCGCTTACGCTAACACCTCCTCTTAACCTTCCAGCACCGGGCAGGCGTCACCCCCTATACATCACCTTGCGGTTTAGCAGAGAGCTGTGTTTTTGATAAACAGTTGCTTGGGCCTATTCACTGCGGCTGGCTGTTACACCAGCACCCCTTCTCCCGAAGTTACGGGGCTATTTTGCCGAGTTCCTTAACGAGAGTTCTCTCGATCACCTGAGGCTACTCGCCTCGACTACCTGTGTCGGTTTGCGGTACGGGTAGATATGACTTTACGCTAGAAGCTTTTCTTGGCAGTGTGACATCACGGAGTTCGCAACCGTAGTTGCTTCCCCATCACAGCTCAATGTTAGAGAAACATGCATTTGACACATCTCACACCTCACTGCTTAGACCAGAATCCATTAACTGGCATCCGTTAGCCTACTGCGTCCCTCCATCACGATCATATCTAGTACTGGAATATCAACCAGTTGTCCATCGACTACGCCTTTCGGCCTCGCCTTAGGTCCCGACTAACCCAGGGCGGACGAGCCTTCCCCTGGAAACCTTAGTCTTACGGTGGATAAGATTCTCACTTATCTTGCGCTACTCATACCGGCATTCTCACTTCTTAACGCTCCAGCACTCCTCACGGTATACCTTCATCGCGGTTAAGAACGCTCTCCTACCATTGATTTAAAATCAATCCAAAGCTTCGGTAATATGTTTAGCCCCGGTACATTTTCGGCGCAGGGTCACTCGACTAGTGAGCTATTACGCACTCTTTGAATGATAGCTGCTTCTGAGCTAACATCCTAGTTGTCTGTGCAACCCCACATCCTTTTCCACTTAACATATATTTTGGGACCTTAGCTGTTGGTCTGGGCTGTTTCCCTTTCGACTACGGATCTTAGCACTCGCAGTCTGACTGCCGAACATGTGTATTAGCATTCGGAGTTTATCTGAGATTGGTAATCCGAGATGGACCCCTCACCCAAACAGTGCTCTACCTCCAATACACTTACATTTCGACGCTAGCCCTAAAGCTATTTCGGAGAGAACCAGCTATCTCCCAGTTCGTTTGGAATTTCTCCGCTATCCACAAGTCATCCAAACACTTTTCAACGTGTCCTGGTTCGGGCCTCCAGTGTGTCTTACCACACCTTCACCCTGCTCATGGATAGGTCACTAGGTTTCGGGTCTACATCATGATACTAAAGCGCCCTATTCAGACTCGCTTTCGCTACGGCTCCGTCTCTTCAACTTAACCTCGCATCATAACATAACTCGCCGGTTCATTCTACAAAAGGCACGCTCTCACCCATTAAC
The DNA window shown above is from Lactococcus sp. S-13 and carries:
- the recG gene encoding ATP-dependent DNA helicase RecG, which encodes MKLTDSVQFLKGVGPKSVENFHKLGIFTVQDLLLYFPFRYEDFAGRSVLELLDGEKATIIGKVVTPANVQYYGFKRNRLSFKIKQDEAVVAVSFFNQPYLADKVEVGQEIAVYGKWERAKQQLLGVKVVGQLDPAVDATSSARLEPVYHLTAGMKQSTLVKVIQQVFDSGLLAELSENLPEFLLTKYRLMGRQEAVRAMHFPEDMAAHKQALRRVKFEELFMFQLKLQALKHKEKSGRAGLQVEFDEREVEDKIFELPFELTGAQKRALDEILVDMKSSYHMNRLLQGDVGSGKTVVASLAMYAACLANFQAAIMVPTEILARQHYANLRQLFPELKISLLVSGLKAAQRRDILADLASGHTHMVVGTHALIQDGVDFYNLGLVITDEQHRFGVNQRKILREKGQNPDVLMMTATPIPRTLAITAFGDMDVSIIDELPKGRQPITTRWVKHEQFSEVLAWIKKELSQGAQDDSTPQVYFVSPLIEESEALDLKNAEALYSELTDYFGLFAQIGLLHGKMKNDEKDQIMQDFKAKKLDILVSTTVIEVGVDVPNATIMVIMDADRFGLSQLHQLRGRVGRGSKKSYTILVANPKSDSGKQRMKIMCETQNGFVLAEEDLKMRGSGEIFGVRQSGLPEFIAADLVNDYNILEVARQEAVEIFKHADDFKALIAQVSVDGGFD
- a CDS encoding cation-translocating P-type ATPase, yielding MNYRTENIKNLETHYELDLEKGLSPDQVENHRTKYGNNEFSTQKGPNLFQKILHHLLEIMNIILLLVAVLATYLAFIGNGNYTKTIVVLLIVIINVIVSTLQESRAEAALSALKKLSSPTSTVIRNGQRQTIASRELVCGDFIELTAGVQIGADIRLLSSNSLQVDESSLTGESEPIDKNANLEITTEVPLGDQLNMVFSGTNVLNGTARGIVVAVGNQSQMGQIATLIGEQIKGKTPLQKRIDKLAKRLAIIAFGAGVLIFIINLLYGNVPLVDNLMTAVVLGVAAVPETLPVIVTLSLIYGVENMAQKQAIIRNIPAVETLGNATVIASDKTGTLTQNQMTIQKLWLSGKDIWSGGHLSDHEVTLMQNFAYASNATAQLKNGEWEVHGDPTEAAIIRFLITHNLYHPEKAPKRLAEFPFDSSRKKMSVVIAHPQYKGRYMVLTKGAFDRLAPTSQHLTHHPHILNIDGTTALQPDPEEALLAEAQQVHDEFADNALRVLSLSYKVIDEIPSKLSDLEENLNFLGMIGMIDPPRAESKAAVQEARTAGIKPIMITGDHALTAKAIAKEIDIFREGDLVVDGLTLSNMTDAELSADIEKISVYARVSPEDKLRIVKSWQAKGQIVAMTGDGVNDAPSLRAADVGTAMGIAGTEVAKSASDIVLADDNFATIVAAIREGRRVYTNIKKTIYYLLSANVAEILTMLIGAIIGWGLPFTGIQLLYINVLADGIPGFGLSREKADSHLMNQDPVGVKESLFSRGVNWRIAICSTAFIITALVGFYLGRFVEIAGLTPSHQLGQTMAFITLTLASTINVYNARSNQSILRVGLTSNKMIFGTTLLSLGLTILFMNIPILMNVLEVSPLSITHWLIAIGLALATTLTIETTKFILNKQGKKFIG
- the gap gene encoding type I glyceraldehyde-3-phosphate dehydrogenase, translated to MVVKVGINGFGRIGRLAFRRIQNVEGVEVVAINDLTDPAMLAHLLKYDSTQGKFDGTVEVKDGGFEVNGKFVKVTAEANPANINWAEVGAEIVLEATGFFATKEKAEQHLHANGAKKVVITAPGGNDVKTVVFNTNHDILDGTETVISGASCTTNCLAPMADALNKSFGVEVGTMTTIHSYTGDQMLLDGPHRGGDFRRARAAAENIVPNSTGAAKAIGLVIPELNGKLQGHAQRVPSPTGSLTELVSILSKSVTVDEVNAAMKAAENESFGYNADQIVSRDIIGDSHGSIFDPTQTEVTTVGDKQLVKTVAWYDNEMSYTAQLVRTLEYFAKIAK
- a CDS encoding DUF536 domain-containing protein — translated: MDGMETKTVSELAELFGVTRQAMNKRVKSLDAQFVEKNEKNVTVVNSQGIHELEHLYGKVVTAKAEVLEESGKKGVELAVKTEDAASAAYEMIGALMKDKNAEIERLNTQLLSKDQQLTVKDEQIAQKDAQIKKQQELMEKALTDQNQFFVELQEQIKATDATETKGFWGRLFNKK
- a CDS encoding zinc ribbon domain-containing protein YjdM; the protein is METPKCIHCSSEYTYELSDTTFGCSECGNEFTADELEAAGKFIVLDSLGNPLETGDDVVIVQDLPVKGMPKPIKQGTKVKNIRINPDGKNEHFIDSKITGFGAIGLKGSVVKKA